The proteins below come from a single Camarhynchus parvulus unplaced genomic scaffold, STF_HiC, whole genome shotgun sequence genomic window:
- the LOC115916393 gene encoding helicase SKI2W-like: MPALFWFFVGDGGLPPPPPGLPRGPPLGAELERRFLGSPEGLELHRERPRQRRSWLRTPDPRALFALEPTPVAGGLRAQRDPRTGALLGFSEELLPSAGLSPSSSPSLLRPPGPPGEGLRGGGLCSVPFWPGGQDEPTLEQIRAPQDEEEEDVDFDTELLTTPPGLKRGVEFKPQAAAGGPLSLSSLLETLDTFELGGGDPDSGGPPTPSRPTRPPPPVPQIPPKLPHP; encoded by the exons atgcc GgcccttttttggttttttgtgggggatGGGggcctcccccccccccccccagggcTCCCCCGGGGCCCCCCGCTGGGGGCGGAGCTGGAGCGGCGATTCCTGGGGAGCCccgaggggctggagctgcaccgggagcggccccggcagcGGAG gTCGTGGCTGAGGACCCCAGACCCCCGCGCGCTCTTTGCCCTGGAGCCCACCCCCGTggccggggggctgcgggcgcAGCGGGACCCCCGCACGGGCGCCCTGCTGGGCTTCAGcgag gagctgctcccctccGCGGGTCTctccccttccagctccccctccctgctgcgcccccccggcccccccggcgAGGGGCTCAGGGGGGGGGGGCTCTGCAGCGTCCCCTTCTGGCCAG GCGGGCAGGACGAGCCCACCCTGGAGCAGATCCGCGCCCCccaggatgaggaagaggaggacgTGGATTTCGACACAG agctgctgacgACCCCGCCCGGGCTGAAACGGGGGGTGGAGTTCAAACCCCAAG ccgCGGCGGGGGGGCCGCTGTCGCTGTCCAGCCTCCTGGAGACCCTCGACACCTTTGAATTGGGGGGGGGCGACCCCGACTCTGGGGGTCCCCCCACGCCGTCCCGGCCCACCCGACCCCCACCCCCA gtcccccaaatcccccccaaactcccccacCCCtaa